From one Comamonas piscis genomic stretch:
- the sdhC gene encoding succinate dehydrogenase, cytochrome b556 subunit: MSDTTKKRPEFRNINPISDLTTYRLPVAAKLSILHRASGLVMFFLLPFVIWLLDTSITSEYSYARFTAAFNTGAGIFPGWFIKLAVLALIWSYLHHFCAGLRHIWMDVSHKSVNKEFGKTSALACFAISLLLTAILGAKLFGLY, translated from the coding sequence ATGTCAGATACCACGAAGAAGCGGCCCGAGTTTCGCAATATCAACCCCATTTCGGACCTCACCACCTACCGCTTGCCGGTAGCGGCCAAGCTGTCGATCCTGCACCGTGCCAGCGGTCTGGTCATGTTCTTCCTGCTGCCCTTTGTGATCTGGCTGCTCGACACCTCGATCACCTCTGAATACTCCTACGCCCGCTTCACCGCCGCCTTCAACACCGGCGCCGGCATCTTCCCGGGCTGGTTCATCAAGCTGGCCGTGCTGGCCCTGATCTGGTCCTACCTGCACCACTTCTGCGCTGGCCTGCGCCACATCTGGATGGACGTGTCGCACAAGTCGGTCAACAAGGAATTCGGCAAGACCTCGGCCCTGGCCTGCTTTGCCATCAGCCTGCTGCTGACCGCCATCCTGGGCGCCAAGCTGTTCGGCCTGTACTGA
- a CDS encoding GntR family transcriptional regulator codes for MTSSTPNANDTGITSAGDSVGGATPAFSPLYQQIKGLILQSLQAGAWKPGEMIPSEMELAARYRVSQGTVRKAIDELAAENLLLRRQGKGTFVATHAERNVQYRFLRLLPDSGDLNEEGPAQRNIISCRSTKGQSEICKLLQVPTGESLIHVRRVLVFAGIPTIVEDIWLPSSSFKGLSAEQMRDYPGATYAMFEVEYGVRMVRAQEKLRAVLPDPAQAELLHIDGHTPLLSVERVAYTYNDVPMELRRGLYRTDTHHYSNTLS; via the coding sequence ATGACATCTTCCACCCCGAATGCAAACGACACCGGAATCACGTCCGCTGGCGACAGCGTGGGTGGTGCGACCCCAGCTTTCAGCCCCCTCTACCAGCAGATCAAAGGTTTGATCCTGCAAAGCCTGCAGGCGGGTGCCTGGAAACCGGGCGAAATGATCCCCAGCGAGATGGAGCTGGCCGCGCGCTACCGCGTGAGCCAGGGTACCGTGCGCAAGGCCATCGACGAGCTGGCGGCCGAGAACCTGCTGCTGCGCCGCCAGGGCAAAGGCACCTTTGTGGCCACCCATGCCGAGCGCAATGTGCAATACCGCTTCCTGCGTCTCCTTCCGGACAGCGGCGACCTGAATGAAGAAGGCCCGGCGCAGCGCAACATCATCTCCTGCCGCAGCACCAAGGGCCAGAGCGAGATCTGCAAGCTGCTGCAGGTACCCACCGGCGAATCGCTGATCCATGTGCGCCGCGTGCTGGTGTTTGCCGGTATTCCCACGATTGTCGAAGACATCTGGCTGCCGAGCAGCAGCTTCAAGGGCCTGTCTGCCGAGCAGATGCGCGACTACCCCGGTGCCACCTATGCGATGTTCGAGGTGGAGTACGGCGTGCGCATGGTGCGCGCGCAAGAGAAATTGCGCGCCGTTTTACCCGACCCGGCCCAGGCCGAGTTGTTACACATCGACGGCCACACCCCGCTGCTCAGCGTCGAGCGTGTGGCGTATACCTACAACGATGTTCCGATGGAATTACGACGAGGCCTTTACCGCACAGACACCCACCACTACAGCAATACCCTGAGCTAG